The genomic segment ATACAATATATCCCTATCATGGCTCTATGCTGGTATATAGTgcccatcattgccccatcctggtatatatgttcccaccatggccccatcctggtttatatgctcCCATTATGTCCCCATCAATCGTCCTGACAATTTTCAATACTATGTCCCTCCTAAATATATACTATATTTACCAGAAATCCTTCCAAAGAATAATAGGTATTACTTTTCTGTTAACAGCGCCCCCGCTTGTCCGCCGGTTGGGTGTGATATTTGGAGGAAAGCGTGCACATTTTTCTGATCGTGGCCACTTTTGacacttgctcttttttctttttcagccGTCGATGATCCTAGGTCTTGCGCTGCTAGAGGCAAAGTATTTTCGGAGTGCTCCGGACACTGCCAACCGACTTGTGGTGATTTAAAGCCTAAGTGCACTAAAATATGTAAAAGTGGGTGCCTGTGTAAGGACGACACCGTAGACAACGGCCGGGGTGAATGTGTGGATCCGGAAAAGTGCTCTCAGTGCAGCGGGAACACCACGTACACCCTGTGCGGCAATCGGTGCTACGACTCCTGCGAAAGAGTCAACGATCCGACAATTGGGTGCACCGAGGACTGTCAAACCGGCTGCTTCTGTAAGGACGGGTACGCCTTTCCACAGGGCAGCAAGGGATGTGTCCTTCAACAGGATTGTCCCCCGAAGTGACGCTTAACAATCTTGCCCGCGTATATGTAAATTGGTCTATAGAAAATAAAGTAATTGCTTAATTTGGCTGTATATGTTTTGTCTTTTTATTTCTCTGACCAATCAGATCACAGGGAATCTAAGTGGATGTGAAATGTATTGATCTGTCATGATGGCTCCATGATGGGGAATCGGAGAGATTGTTTGGCTTGGTACAAGTGAGATTGGTTTGACGGCACTTCTAATATTTTGCTTCCTTAATTTGGAGCTTATAATGTCTGCCCCATTGAGTTTCGCGTCCTCTGGATCAAGAAGTTGAGCTATAGGTTGGAATGGATGGACTTATGTCTTCCTTCAATCTTAAAAACGATGAAAATGTGATGCTAGACACCACTACGAGCGGTATGGATGAAagggtagtcaaacaagccggggtcaggaaacaggaggacacaacaggacacagggagtaagcaaaaccgcagtcaagtcacaggccgagggtcagtattccaggagagtacgtataggattcagggagcagacagacgtggtcaggaaatggtccaaggtcagaagccaggaggtaacgacaaagacatggagcagacagagacgtggtcaggaagaggtcagaaGAGAGGAGGTAACGACAAAGACAGGTCAGGaaatggtccaaggtcagaagtcAGGAGATAACGACAAAGATAGggagttttctctggctggtctccccgagatcagtgattgttttgtcttgttggtctactaggcattgctcccacctggccaggatCCAACTCCACactgaggggcaacaccccgaaacagctgtctgtggatggatacctggacttggtatttcccttgtcatatctttaaactcgtcaaagagttggatattgactaaaagtgccacttaatatggtggtctcctaaaaagagccactccttgactaggtccttcccagagggatatctggctatttctgtgtcgagactcctaacagagactccacgtAACTTTTTTGATTTAAAGatggggagcagacagagatgtggtgagGAAATGGTCCAagttcagaagccaggaggtaacgacaaagacAGGTCAGGaaatggtccaaggtcagaagccaggaggtaacgacaaagacAGGTCAGGAAATGGTCCAaggtcagaaaccaggaggtaacgagagacaaggagaagacagacatggttaggaagaggtctgaggtcagaagccaggaggtaacaacaaagaCAGGGAGCAGACAGAGCTATGGTCAGGAAATGGTCCAaggtcagaaaccaggaggtaatgagaaagacaaggagaagacagacatggtcaggaagaggtctgaggtcagaagccaggaggtaacaacaaagaCAGGGAGCAGACAGAGCTATGGTCAGGAAATGGTCCAATTTCCGAAGCTAGGAGGTAACGACAAAGCCAGGGAGAAGACAGAGACATGGTTAGGAAGAGATCTgagatcagaagccaggaggtaacaacaaagggagcagacagatgtggtcaggaagaggtctgaagtcagaagccaggaggtagcgaCAGACAGGTCAGTAAAAACGGTCCAAGGTCAGAAATCATGAGGTAACAACAAAGACAGGGAACAGGCAGATgttgtcaggaagaggtccgaggtcaaaagccaggaggtaatgacagacAGGAAGCAGAgaaagacatggtcaggaagaggtccgaggtcaagaGCCAGGTGTTAACGACAAagacagggagcagacagagacgtggtcaggaagaggtccgaggtcataagccaggaggtaacgacaaagacagggagcagacagagatgtggtcaggaaatgGTCCAAAGTCAGAAGCCAGGGGGTAATGACAaagacagggagtgggcagaggtaAGTCAATAACAGTCCAGATCGAGATGCCAAGATAAGAACACCTACacaacaggagccaagagcacaactgagcAAGCAAAGTATGACTGGCAAAGTTCTGGCAGAGCAAGCCAAGTAATGAAGCCAGAACAGAAACGAGGAACATCTGCGCATCTCCCAGAACCAGCGTGGAaattagtgctgaaagacaacctgtctgcAGGTGCACAACATACATAGCAGAGCATTTCCAAAAgtaaaatgctctgcacaaaggaaacattaaAGTGCTTGCTCTGCTGATGAGGAGAGCGTGGCAGAGCATCACCAGtgtgcaaaatgctccgcacagcggaGCCGTGACAGACATGATCTGTGGTGGCTGCAGTGACACTTATTGAGTTATCGTTGCCCCTTAATTGGGCAGAAGGTTCCTGTGAAGGCAAGAACATCCGAAGTATACACAGCACTACTGGGACCAGTCACCCCCCGACCCTGTGTACAGCAGGGTGTTCTCTAAATGTGGGGGGCGACCCCCCGATCCTCTCCATGTCTGAGCAGCGACTAAAGAGAGGGAAGTTCATGAAAAAGTCTTCTCCttcacatagtaatagtgcccccctgtacccccatatagtaatagtgccccactgtacctccatatagtaatagtgccccactgtacccccatatagtaatagtgcccgactgtacccccatatagtaatagtgccccactgtacctccatatagtaatagtgccccactgtacccccatatagtaatagtgcccgactttacccccatatagtaatagtgccccctgtacctccatatagtaatagtgccccactgtacccccatatagtaatagtgccccactgtacctccatatagtaatagtgccccctgtaccccatatagtaatagtgccccactgtacctccatatagtaatagtgccccctgtacctccatatagtaatagtgccccactgtacccccatatagtaatagtgccccactgtacccccatatagtaatagtgctccactgtacctccatatagtaatagtgccccactgtacctccatatagtaatagtgccccactatacatccatatagtaatagtgccccactgtacccccatatagtaatagtgccccactatacatccatatagtaatagtgccccactgtacccccatatagtaatagtgccccactatacatccatatagtaatagtgcaccactgtacccccatatagtaatagtgcccccctgtactcccatatagtaatagtgccccactatacatccatatagtaatagtgcccccctgtacccccatatagtaatagtgccccactgtacatccatatagtaatagtgccccactGTACCCCCATATAGTAATAGCGCCCCCTGTaccccatatagtaatagtgccccactgtacccccatatagtaatagtgccccactatacatccatatagtaatagtgccccactGTACCCCCATATAGTAATAGCGCCCCCTGTaccccatatagtaatagtgcaccactgtacccccatatagtaatagtgccccactatacatccatatagtaatagtgcaccactgtacccccatatagtaatagtgcccccccctgtacctccatatagtaatagttccCCCCTGTaccccatatagtaatagtgcaccactgtacccccatatagtaatagtgccccactatacatccatatagtaatagtgccccactGTACCCCCATATAGTAATAGCGCCCCCTGTaccccatatagtaatagtgccccactgtacctccatatagtaatagtgccccctgtacctccatatagtaatagtgccccactgtacccccatatagtaatagtgccccactgtacctccatatagtaatagtgccctactgtacctccatatagtaatagtgctccactgtacctccatatagtaatagtgccccactgtacctccatatagtaatagtgcccaactgtacccccatatagtaatagtgccccactgtacctccatatagtaatagtgtcccctgtacctccatatagtaatagtgccctactgtacctccatatagtaatagtgcccccccctgtacctccatatagtaatagtgcccccctgtacccccatatagtaatagtgctccactgtacctccatatagtaatagtgctccactgtacctccatatagtaatagtgccccactgtacctccatatagtaatagtgctccactgtacccccatatagtaatagtgccccactgtacctccatatagtaatagtgtcccctgtacctccatatagtaatagtgccctactgtacctccatatagtaatagtgcccccccctgtacctccatatagtaatagtgcccccctgtacccccatatagtaatagtgccgcacaggaggtgtgatgatggagtcttcgggcggctttgcacgttgcgacattgcacgtgcgatgtcgatggggtcaaatcgaaagtgacgcacatccggagtcgcagtcgatatcgcaacgtgcaaatcctttttgatacgatgaacgagcgcaaaagcgtcgttatcgtatcatcgctgcagcctccgatatttccataatgccgggggagcgacaggtacgatgtagttcctcgttcctgcggccgcgcacatcgctgtgtatgaagccgcaggagcgaggaacatctccttacctgccgccggctgcaatgagaaggacggaggtgggcgggatgtttacatcctgctcatctccgcccctccacttcaattggccgcctgccgtgtgacgtcgctgtgacgccgcacgacccgcccccttaggaaggaggcgggtcgccggccagagggatgtcgcacggcaggtatgtgcgtgtaaagctgccgtagcgataataatcgctacggcagctttcactagatattgcacgtgcgacgggggcgggactatcgctgcagcatcggtaacacattgttaccgatgtcgcagcgtgcaaagcccgccttactctggcTCACAACCTTCGGCAGGCCATAGACCTAAGTCGGTCTGTAATTACCCAGATAAGTGGTGATATTTGGAGCCCCCGTCCCCGGGTCCTCCATACTCTGCATCTGGTTCCTCTGCTCATACTCGCCTTGTGCCACATTTACTAAGTGTCTTAGGATCTTTTTACTCCGCACTGCACAGTGTAAAGTGTCCATGAATTGGAAGGGTCTTAAAATTCAACAATTTGTGCCAAAATTGTAATCCTGATTCCATCAATTCCTAAGATTTGGTGTCACTTTGGAGCTTCATCCTCCGAGACTCTTATCCTGGTCCCTGGTTCCCTTCTACAGATCCCTGTGGTTTTTACCAAAATCAGCTCCAAACTACGAGGGgctggctgctgataagtctttggctttgtgatctttttttgtttctatggtagcaaatgttacatcacatgaaagcgttatgtgtctaatatatattttcaaaatcttgtgtttgttgcttatggcgacagagttctacgcacgcgggaaaacaaaatgagaGCAGAGGAGGATAAAATTATGGATTCTGCatggaaagtccgcgaaggatattcatggtgatatgtcgcaggcattgggggatcaatgcccttcatattccacagttgccaAATGTAAaccgggccacttcagccccaatgatgaggaacgtcctggacgcccgagagtggttgttgttccagagatcatcgATGCTGCGCACAGCCTCATACTGGAGAATGCACCAATTTCCGCTAAAGCAataacagacatcatggggatttcccgtgaacgggtttgtgtcattatccatgaacatttggacatgaggaagcttctgcaaagtggatcCTCAAATGTCTGACCACAGATCAGggaagcagcgagtgacaacttcccgctccatttgtcagcgtttccggactgataagaacttcctggatcgactggtcactatggatgagacctggatttatttatatgaccctgaaaacacGGAGCactcaagagtggaggcacagtggatcTCCTCCTCCGAAgaggttcagggtgcaaaaataagccactaaggtgtgttctgggataaggagggtgtggtgctagtgaactaccttcaaaagaattccaccatcaatgcaaggttgaacttttggaccaattgaaggcagctctgaaggccaaaaggcgcggcaagctgtccaaaggaatctggatcctgcaagacaacgcctccgctcactgcacaagcgaccatgacaAAACTGGGCTTCcaactggtgaccacccaccttattcaccagatctagctccctccgactatcatctgtttccaaacctgaagaaacacctcaaggtaccaaatcTCACACCATTTCTTATGCCTATTGACTCCATTATATTGACTTCTATATATTCTATTGACTCCATTTCTGGTGCCGTGGCTGCTATGGAGGCCTggcttgaggcacaaccgaaatccatcTTTTTGCTATGCTTACAGGACTTGGAAAACCGATGAaagaagtgtggtgacatcagtggatgtaaagtttcatcatcctatagcgtttctttctgggtaaagccaaagacttatcagcagcccctcatagatGACTCTGGTGGCGCAGGACAGACACTTTGGTGATATTAGAGAAACAAAAGAAAAGAGGCAAATAAGGAACCAGGAACCGGGACAGAAAGGATCAGATAATGATGGAACATTGAGCACCAGGAAGCCCGGAGCAGGAGCCGGCTGGGTGCCCCAGAGCCCAGGAACCTGGCTGGGGATGAAGCTATATACCATAGTGCCCGGGGCTCAGGAACCTGGCTGGGGATGAAGCTATATACCATAGTGCCCGGGGCTCAGGAACCTGGCTGGGGATGAAGCTATATACCATAGTGCCCGGGGCTCAGGAACCTGGCTGGGGATGAAGCTATATACCATAGTGCCCGGGGCTCAGGAACCTGGCTGGGGATGAAGCTATATACCATAGTGCCCGGGGCTCAGGAACCTGGCTGGGGATGAAGCTATATACCATAGTGCCCAGGGCTCAGGAACCTGGCTGGGGATGAAGCTATATACCATAGTGCCCGGGGCTCAGGAACCTGGCTGGGGATGAAGCTATATACCATAGTGCCCGGGGCTCAGGAACCTGGCTGGGGATGAAGATATATACCATAGTGCCCGGGGCTCAGGAACCTGGCTGGGGATGAAGCTATATACCATAGTGCCCGGGGCTTTATTATGTGCCAAGTCATTTGCACAGAGCAAACATGCAGGTGTCAGTATGTGCAAACCTATATTGCAAAAGTATCCTGCTGCTGAAACCATGCGAAACATCCATAGTGGTAATCTGCCATCATTTGTGCATCGGGGACGTCGAAACTATTTGGGGCTACTGTACaaacgtgtgcagaattattaggcaagttgtattttagaggattttttttattat from the Anomaloglossus baeobatrachus isolate aAnoBae1 chromosome 11, aAnoBae1.hap1, whole genome shotgun sequence genome contains:
- the LOC142256053 gene encoding serine protease inhibitor swm-1-like produces the protein MARSSAVLLSSLSLLLVLIAAHADDTVDDPRSCAARGKVFSECSGHCQPTCGDLKPKCTKICKSGCLCKDDTVDNGRGECVDPEKCSQCSGNTTYTLCGNRCYDSCERVNDPTIGCTEDCQTGCFCKDGYAFPQGSKGCVLQQDCPPK